One stretch of Pieris brassicae chromosome 8, ilPieBrab1.1, whole genome shotgun sequence DNA includes these proteins:
- the LOC123713693 gene encoding guanine nucleotide-binding protein subunit beta-like protein 1, protein MALLPPDPVYTIRNVDNTPVFSLAFNFLPGGLERLLAGSKNGYVYAYNLQTNRVQQKIKVGQAPILHLLHTEDQLITQEKGGNYKIFNLTNSGYQEDTLIDMDYPGFCRFEANTKLKTLYVPDRESQVYIYNFTGEKIGSLKPEFSEPKLGDPMCMKYIELAPEKSYLLVGYEAGWLVLWDLNTSQAIGKLQTKECPMSVDFCKDQQRGIIGNASDVIQIFSIGRKDLSLVHGTDITIKNHGINKVQSRLDAKVFVSGGWDGHIRIYSWFSLRPLVVLTEHKRAIQDVVYSTEKVSMWNANIMAAGGLDGVITLWDLYNQKQ, encoded by the exons ATGGCTTTGTTACCGCCCGACCCTGTTTACACCATACGAAATGTCGACAATACACCGGTTTTCTCTTTGGCATTTAACTTTCTACCCGGCGGTCTCGAGAGGTTACTAGCCGGTTCAAAGAATGGCTATGTTTATGCATACAACCTTCAG ACAAACAGAGTGCAACAAAAGATAAAAGTTGGTCAAGCTCCCATTCTTCATCTTTTACATACAGAAGATCAATTAATTACTCAAGAAAAAGGTggaaactataaaatatttaatttgacaaaCTCTGGCTATCAAGAGGATACATTAATTGATATGGATTACCCTGGTTTTTGTCGATTTGAAGCCAACACAAAACTCAAAACACTATATGTACCTGATAGGGAATCccaagtatatatttataactttactGGAGAAAAGATTGGAAGTTTAAAACCAGAATTTTCAGAACCAAAGTTGGGAGATCCAATGTGCATGAAATACATTGAATTAGCACCAGAAAAGTCTTACTTATTAGTAGGGTATGAAGCTGGGTGGCTTGTTCTATGGGATCTCAACACTAGTCAGGCGATTGGTAAACTCCAAACTAAGGAATGCCCAATGTCAGTGGATTTCTGTAAAGATCAGCAAAGGGGTATCATTGGGAATGCCTCAGATGtgatacaaatatttagtatagGGAGAAAAGACTTGAGCTTGGTCCATGGTAcagatataacaataaaaaatcatgGAATTAATAAAGTGCAGTCTCGACTTGATGCAAAAGTTTTTGTTTCTGGTGGTTGGGATGGCCATATTCGAATCTACTCATGGTTTTCATTAAGGCCTTTAGTTGTCCTTACTGAACATAAGAGAGCAATCCAAGATGTTGTTTATTCTACCGAGAAAGTATCCATGTGGAATGCAAACATAATGGCGGCAGGTGGCCTTGATGGAGTTATTACTCTTTGGGATTTGTACAATCAAAAGCAATGA